The segment GACTGGTGCCTTCAGCCAGCTCAAATGATTCATTCGTTGCGGAAAGGAATGTGGGCATTGAGGTTCAGGGTTCAAGGTGTTCGAAGTAGGGGGCGGACCGATGTGTCCGCCCTTAATAGCGAATGCGCGGGTCAATCGCCGCATAGGCAAGGTCAACGAGGAAATTCGCCACAATCAGAAAAACCGAAACCAGCAGCACTACGCCCATAACCAGCGTGTAATCACGGGAATTGGCGGCTTCGATAAAGAAATTTCCCAATCCGGGAATCAGAAAAATTTTCTCAACAACAATCGTCCCACCCAGCAGAAAAGCCAGCGCCGGACCTGAAAATGAAACTACAGGCAGCAGTCCTCCGCGGAGGGCGTGCCGGAAAACCACCGCGGTTTCCGAAAGTCCTTTCGCGCGAGCGGTGCGGATGTAATCTGCTCGCAAGACTTCGAGCATCCCGGACCGGGTCAGGCGCGCAATATAGGCCGAGTAGAGGCCGCTCAGGGTAATCGCCGGCAAAATTAAATGTCGGAAGTCTCCCCATCGCGCCGGGGGCAACCAGTACAAGGTCAGTGAAAAGACCAGAATCAACAGTGGCCCCAGGACAAAACTTGGAATTGATACCCCAAGCACGGCAAAGAACATCGCTCCATAATCAATGACCGTGTTTTGCTTGAGTGCTGCCAGGATTCCCAATCCCAACCCGACCACCAGTGCAATCACATAGGCCGCCAGCCCGAGTGCCACCGATTTCGGCAGACTGTCCCGAATGATGTCATTCACAGTTTGATCCGCATACCGGGTCGAGGGGCCGAGATCAAAGGAAAAAACCACTCGTTTCAAATAGTTCCAGTACTGGTTGTCGCTGCCATTCCATTGAAACGTCAGTCGTTGCTGCCACGGGCGATGCTGTTTGGGGTCGTCAGGTTGAACCAGTGAGAGAAAAAAGATGGGTTTATCCAGGCCATATTGACGGTTCAAACTCTCAACAACTTGAGGTGGGAAGGCTTTGGCATTGGCAAAAGGATTCCCTGGGGCGCTCCGAATCAGAAAAAACGAGAGCGTCAAAATCAAGAGCAGTAATGGAATCAGGCCAGCCAGGCGAATCAGAAAAAAACGAAACATGAAAAGGTCAATGAAGAATTGAGAATGAAGAAAACCAGGGTTCAGGGTCATTAAGTACCAGGATAAGGATTTCAGGTCCGAAGGGTCGCCGTTCAATAGCCGTGGCGCGAAGCCCACGGGAAGAGAATGGAAAAAGAATTGATTCGAAAACCCTGAACCCTGAACCCTGAACCCTGAACCCTGAACCCTGAACCCTGAACCCTGAACCCTGAACCCTGAACCCTAATTCTGAATAGACACAAACTTCATTTGATGGGTGTCGAGCAGGTTGACGTGATACCCCTTGACAAAGGGCTTGGTCATAAAACTATTGGTGTAAAAATAAATTGGAATCAACGGCACCTGGTCAATCAGGTAATTTTCAGCCTCGGCCAGGATCTGAAGTCGTTTGGCCGGGTCTGATTCGGTGCTTGCCTGTTTGAGCAGCCCACCGTATTTGGGGTCAAGCCAGCCAGAGTGGTTATTGAGATTTTCAGTCTGGTAAATATCAAGAAACGTTGTTGGATCAAGATAATCACCCTGCCAGACGTCGCGGCATACATCAAAATCGCGTCGGTCCCACCGGGCTTGGAAGGTTTGCCATTCTTCGTTTTGCAGTTCGACCGTTAATCCAAGATTTTCTTTCCACATGCGCTGAATTGTTTCAGCAATCTGTTTATGGCTTTCCTGGGTGTTGTAGTAGATGGTGAATTTCGGAAACCCTTTTCCATCTGGAAAGCCAGCCTGAGCCAACAACCGTTGGGCTTCGGGTGGGTTAAAATCAGGGCCTTTGAGCACCGGATACCCTGGAATCCCTGGTGGAATGAGCATCGTGGCTGGTTGAATGATTCCATTAAAGAGTTTTTCGGCAATTTCGCGTTTGTTGATCGAAAGGTTTAACGCCTTTCGAACCAGCGGGTTATCAAAGGGTTTTCGGGTGACATTGATCGAATAATAATAAGTGCTGAAAAAGGCGCCAGTGCAGTAATCCTGCTTGGTTTGGATGATTTTCATAAACGGAAGCGGAATCAACCCGCTCGTCATCACATCCAGTTCGCCTGCTTTATACAAATTCATCGCGGCGGCGTCATTGACTGGTAAAAAGCTGATTTCATTGAGCTTCACTGTGGCTGCATCCCAGTAGGTGGCTGATTTGCGCAGCACAATCACATCATTGGGGCGATGTTCGGCCAGTGTAAAAGGTCCGTTCGTTACGATTTTCGCTGGTTCAACCCACTGTGCACCGTGGCGTTTGATGGTCCATTCCGGCAAGGGGACGAACATAAAATGAGCGGTCAGTTTGATGAAAAATGCGGTTGGATGCTCCATTTCAACCCGGAGCGTCAAATCATCAACTGCCTGCACTCCAAGCGTTTCAACCCCCATTTCGCCGTTGCTGATCGCTTCGGCATTTTTCAAGCAAAACATCAGGGCGACATATGGCGAGGCTGTTTCCGGGTCAACCGCGCGCCGCCAGGCATACACGTAGTCGTGAGCCGTCACCGGGCGTCCATCTGACCAGCGGGAATTGTCGCGCAGGTGAAAGACCCAAACCTGGGCGTCATTGTGTGATTCCCACGAGACGGCACTCCCTGGAAGCGGCTCCAATGTCTCAGGATGGTAGACCGTCAATCCTTCAAACAATTCCTTAATGATATTGCTTTCCGCCACGCCAGTGGTCTTGTGAGCATCGAGTGAGCGTGGCTCAGAGTGGTTCCCGAAGACAATTTTTTGCTCTTTCGGGGCGACAATGGTCCCAAAATAGCCACCTGGTGGAATAACACAGGCGGTCAAGGCACAACTTGCCACAAGCCAGGCAAGCGCGAAATACCTCGAATGATTGGACTTCAAGGTGGACATAAGCATTGGGATACAACAAGTGGTTGAAATGGATCGTGAGAAAACGGTGCTGAATGGCCTGTGAGTTATTACTCTAAAGGCTGGAGATGACTTTTGGCAACCTGCGGGCTGGATTGCATCCATCATTCCTTTTGCGTTAGAAACCCTGGACCGAGCGCCAGGATGACAAAATGACAAGGTGACAAGATGACAAAATGACAAAATGACAAAATGACAAGGTGACAAGATGACAAGGTGACAAAATGACAAGGTGACAAGATGACAAGATGACAAGGTGACAAAATGACAAAATGACAAGGTGACAAGGTGATTTTATTTCATCCCCCATCACTTCCGAAAATCCTGAACCCCAAACCCTGAACCCTCAGCGATATAAACACTACCATGCCCAAACGTACTGATATTCAAAAAATTCTGATCATTGGCTCCGGACCGATTGTGATTGGCCAGGCTTGTGAGTTTGACTATTCGGGGACTCAAGCCTGCAAAGCCTTGAAAGTCGAAGGATTTACCGTTGTCCTGGTCAATTCGAACCCGGCTACGATTATGACTGATCCGGGGCTGGCTGACCAAACTTATATTGAACCACTGACGGTCGAAGCCCTCGAATCAATCATTGACCGCGAGCGGCCCGATGCCCTTTTGCCGACGGTTGGTGGCCAGACGGCGCTCAACCTGACCGTTCGACTGGCTGAAAAAGGAATCCTGGATCGCTATCAGGTCACTTTGATTGGCGCCAAAATCGAATCTATCCACATGGCTGAAAATCGCCGGCTTTTTAAACAGGCAATGGATGAAATTGGTCTTGAAATGCCGAAAGCCGCCTTTGTGACTTCACTTGAGCAAATTGACGAAGTCATTCAAAAGATTGGGTATCCGGCCATTATTCGACCGAGTTTCACCCTTGGCGGGGCTGGAGGCGGGGTTGCTTACAACGACGAAGAATTCCGCCAGATTGTGGCACGTGGGTTAGCACTTAGCCCAATTACCGAAGTGCTGGTTGAAGAATCAATCCTGGGCTGGAAAGAGTATGAACTCGAAGTCATGCGCGACCATGCCGACAACATCGTGATTGTGTGTTCGATTGAAAACTTTGACCCGATGGGGATTCACACGGGCGACTCGATCACGGTGGCTCCGGCGCAAACGTTGACAGATCGCGAATATCAAATTTTGCGTGATGCGTCGTTGCGGATTATTCGCAAGATCGGGGTTGAAACTGGCGGCTCCAATATCCAGTTTGCCGTGAATCCGCATGACGGACGCTTGCGCGTGATTGAAATGAACCCACGCGTGTCGAGGTCTTCGGCGCTCGCCTCAAAAGCCACCGGGTTTCCGATTGCCAAGGTGGCGGCCAAACTGGCCATTGGCTACACGCTGGACGAAATCCCCAATGACATTACCCTCAAAACTCCAGCCAGTTTTGAACCGGCGCTTGATTATGTGGTGGTCAAAATCCCGCGATGGGCCTTTGAAAAGTTCCGCGCTACTGAGGCAGTGCTTGGCACCCAGATGAAATCCGTTGGTGAGGCCATGGCAATTGGCCGAACGTTCAAAGAAGCTTTTCTCAAAGCCCTGCGATCACTTGAAACCGGAAAAACCACGACGCTTGAGTACGTTGATGACCAGCACCTGCGCAATCAACTGGTCACACCCAACCCGGATCGCGTCGGATATTTGATGATGGCCCTCAGTCGCGGCTGGTCGTGTGAGACATTGCATCAGTTGACCTCGATTGATCCCTGGTTTTTGTTCCAGTTGCAGCAGCTTTCCGAAGTCGAAAAAGACGTTCAGGCTCAAACGCTGGCTACCCTTTCAGATCAGCGATTATTTGAACTCAAACAACTTGGGTTTGCCGACCGCCACCTGGCGGATTTGCTTGGAATTGATGAACCAGCGGTTCGCGAGCGCCGCCTGGCGTCTGGCATCAAACCGGTCTTTAAACGGGTGGATACCTGCGCGGCTGAGTTTGCTTCGTTTACGCCCTATCTCTATTCAACCTATGAAGATGAATGCGAAGCCGAGCCTACCGACCAGCCGAAAATCATGATTTTAGGCAGCGGTCCCAATCGCATCGGACAGGGCATTGAGTTTGATTACTGTTGCTGCCACGCCAGTTTTGCCCTCAAAGAAGCCGGATATGAGGCCATTATGGTCAACTGTAATCCAGAAACCGTTTCGACTGACTATGACACGGCGGATCGGTTGTATTTTGAGCCAGTGACTTTTGAAGCGGTGATGAACATTGTTGATCTTGAAAAACCAACCGGAGTGATCGTCCAGTTTGGTGGCCAGACGCCGCTCAATCTGGCCCGACGGTTGATGGCCGCCGGCGTGCCGATTATTGGAACGTCGCCAGATTCAATTGATCTGGCTGAAGATCGCGAGCGGTTTGGAAAATTGCTGGCTGATCTCAACATTCCACAGCCTCCAAATGGAATGGCGCTCTCTATCGAAGAAGCCATTGTGATTGCCAATCGGATTGGCTATCCGGTGCTGGTGCGTCCAAGTTATGTCCTTGGCGGACGTGCCATGATGATTGTGTATGATCAGGCCGGGCTCGAACAATATATGACCGAAGCCGTCGAAGTTTCTGCCGGGAAGCCCGTGTTGATTGACCGGTTTTTGGAATCAGCCTTCGAAGTTGACGTGGATGCGCTGTGTGACGGCGAAAAGGTGTGTATTGCAGGAATTCAGGAACATATTGAGGAAGCTGGTATCCACTCTGGCGATAGTTCGAGTGTGTTGCCGCCCTACATGATCGAACCCTGGCATCTGGACCAGATGCGGCGCTATACCCGGCAACTGGCCCTGGCGCTCAAGGTGGTCGGGCTGATGAATATCCAGTTTGCAGTCAAGGATGACACCGTCTATGTCCTCGAAGTCAACCCGCGTGCTTCGCGAACCGTGCCGTTTGTGAGCAAAGCCACGGGGGTTCCACTCGCCAAAATTGCTGCTTTATTGATGGTGGGCAAGAAGTTAACCGATTTCAATTTGCCGCCGGTGCTCTCTGTCAACCGGTTTTATATCAAGGCGCCGGTGTTTCCATTCATTAAATTTCCTGGTGTGGATCCAGTCTTGGGGCCGGAAATGCGCTCAATCGGGGAAGTGATGGGGGTGGCTGATAGCTTTGGAATGGCCTTTTTGAAATCGCAGTATGGCGCGGGTATCAACCTGCCACAGCGTGGAACGGCTTTTCTCAGCATCAATGATCAGGATAAACCCAATGCCATCAAGGTCGCCCAGCGACTGCATAACCTTGGGTTCAAATTGATTGCCACTCGCGGCACCCAGGACATGCTTTCAAAGGCTGGATTGCCAGTTGAAATGGTCTTTAAAGTCAACGAAGGCCGTCCGCACATTGTGGACATCATCAAAAGCCGCAAGGTAGATCTGATTGTCAATACACCACTTGGCAAAATGTCCTACTTTGATGAACAGGCCATTCGCAGCGCCGCTATTCAGTATGAAGTGCCCTGCATTACCACCATTACCGGGGCGGTCGCCGT is part of the Acidobacteriota bacterium genome and harbors:
- the carB gene encoding carbamoyl-phosphate synthase large subunit; translated protein: MPKRTDIQKILIIGSGPIVIGQACEFDYSGTQACKALKVEGFTVVLVNSNPATIMTDPGLADQTYIEPLTVEALESIIDRERPDALLPTVGGQTALNLTVRLAEKGILDRYQVTLIGAKIESIHMAENRRLFKQAMDEIGLEMPKAAFVTSLEQIDEVIQKIGYPAIIRPSFTLGGAGGGVAYNDEEFRQIVARGLALSPITEVLVEESILGWKEYELEVMRDHADNIVIVCSIENFDPMGIHTGDSITVAPAQTLTDREYQILRDASLRIIRKIGVETGGSNIQFAVNPHDGRLRVIEMNPRVSRSSALASKATGFPIAKVAAKLAIGYTLDEIPNDITLKTPASFEPALDYVVVKIPRWAFEKFRATEAVLGTQMKSVGEAMAIGRTFKEAFLKALRSLETGKTTTLEYVDDQHLRNQLVTPNPDRVGYLMMALSRGWSCETLHQLTSIDPWFLFQLQQLSEVEKDVQAQTLATLSDQRLFELKQLGFADRHLADLLGIDEPAVRERRLASGIKPVFKRVDTCAAEFASFTPYLYSTYEDECEAEPTDQPKIMILGSGPNRIGQGIEFDYCCCHASFALKEAGYEAIMVNCNPETVSTDYDTADRLYFEPVTFEAVMNIVDLEKPTGVIVQFGGQTPLNLARRLMAAGVPIIGTSPDSIDLAEDRERFGKLLADLNIPQPPNGMALSIEEAIVIANRIGYPVLVRPSYVLGGRAMMIVYDQAGLEQYMTEAVEVSAGKPVLIDRFLESAFEVDVDALCDGEKVCIAGIQEHIEEAGIHSGDSSSVLPPYMIEPWHLDQMRRYTRQLALALKVVGLMNIQFAVKDDTVYVLEVNPRASRTVPFVSKATGVPLAKIAALLMVGKKLTDFNLPPVLSVNRFYIKAPVFPFIKFPGVDPVLGPEMRSIGEVMGVADSFGMAFLKSQYGAGINLPQRGTAFLSINDQDKPNAIKVAQRLHNLGFKLIATRGTQDMLSKAGLPVEMVFKVNEGRPHIVDIIKSRKVDLIVNTPLGKMSYFDEQAIRSAAIQYEVPCITTITGAVAVTSAIQALQFEAIEVQSLQEYHRSGLDIVLGLKASG
- a CDS encoding peptide ABC transporter substrate-binding protein; protein product: MSTLKSNHSRYFALAWLVASCALTACVIPPGGYFGTIVAPKEQKIVFGNHSEPRSLDAHKTTGVAESNIIKELFEGLTVYHPETLEPLPGSAVSWESHNDAQVWVFHLRDNSRWSDGRPVTAHDYVYAWRRAVDPETASPYVALMFCLKNAEAISNGEMGVETLGVQAVDDLTLRVEMEHPTAFFIKLTAHFMFVPLPEWTIKRHGAQWVEPAKIVTNGPFTLAEHRPNDVIVLRKSATYWDAATVKLNEISFLPVNDAAAMNLYKAGELDVMTSGLIPLPFMKIIQTKQDYCTGAFFSTYYYSINVTRKPFDNPLVRKALNLSINKREIAEKLFNGIIQPATMLIPPGIPGYPVLKGPDFNPPEAQRLLAQAGFPDGKGFPKFTIYYNTQESHKQIAETIQRMWKENLGLTVELQNEEWQTFQARWDRRDFDVCRDVWQGDYLDPTTFLDIYQTENLNNHSGWLDPKYGGLLKQASTESDPAKRLQILAEAENYLIDQVPLIPIYFYTNSFMTKPFVKGYHVNLLDTHQMKFVSIQN
- a CDS encoding ABC transporter permease, coding for MFRFFLIRLAGLIPLLLLILTLSFFLIRSAPGNPFANAKAFPPQVVESLNRQYGLDKPIFFLSLVQPDDPKQHRPWQQRLTFQWNGSDNQYWNYLKRVVFSFDLGPSTRYADQTVNDIIRDSLPKSVALGLAAYVIALVVGLGLGILAALKQNTVIDYGAMFFAVLGVSIPSFVLGPLLILVFSLTLYWLPPARWGDFRHLILPAITLSGLYSAYIARLTRSGMLEVLRADYIRTARAKGLSETAVVFRHALRGGLLPVVSFSGPALAFLLGGTIVVEKIFLIPGLGNFFIEAANSRDYTLVMGVVLLVSVFLIVANFLVDLAYAAIDPRIRY